The following are from one region of the Silene latifolia isolate original U9 population chromosome 9, ASM4854445v1, whole genome shotgun sequence genome:
- the LOC141599787 gene encoding cleavage and polyadenylation specificity factor subunit 3-I — MASTGPPPPSSSTKRRDSSSSATNREGDQLVITPLGAGCEVGRSCVYMTYKGKTVMFDCGIHPGYSGMSALPYFDEIDPSTIDVLLVTHFHLDHAASLPYFLEKTTFKGRVFMTHATKAIYRLLLSDYVKVSKVSVEDMLFDEQDIIRSMDKIEVIDFHQTLEVNGIRFWCYTAGHVLGAAMFMVDIAGVRILYTGDYSREEDRHLRAAETPQFSPDVCIIESTYGVQLHQPRHIREKRFTDVIYSTVDKGGRVLIPAFALGRAQELLLILDEFWSNHPEIQHIPIYYASPLAKRCMAVYQTYINAMNDRIRTQFADSNPFDFKHISPLKSIENFDDVGPCVVMASPGGLQSGLSRQLFDKWCSDKRNACVIPGYVVEGTLAKTIINEPKEVTLMNGLSAPLNMQVHYISFSAHADSAQTSAFLKELMPPNIILVHGEANEMGRLKQNLITMFAGGNTKIITPKNCQSVEMYFSSEKMAKTIGRLAEKTPEVGETVSGLLVKKGFTYQIMAPEDLHVFSQLCTANVNQRITIPYSGAFGVLKHRLKQIYESVESGVDEDSNVQTFRVHNCVTVKQESEKHISLHWAADPISDMVSDSIVAMVLNMSREMPKVVDESESLKSEEENQKKMEKVSHALLVSLFGDVKLGENGKLVITVDNNVAYLDKESGDVESENEGLKERVRTAFRRIHSAVKPIPLSAA, encoded by the exons ATGGCATCTACtgggccaccaccaccatcatcatcaaccaaGAGGCGTGATTCTTCTTCTTCCGCTACTAACAGGGAAGGGGATCAACTCGTAATCACTCCTTTAGGCGCTGGTTGTGAAGTCGGTCGTTCTTGTGTTTACATGACTTACAAGGGCAAGACTGTTATG TTTGACTGTGGTATTCACCCTGGATATTCTGGCATGTCTGCTTTGCCTTACTTTGATGAGATTGATCCTTCCACTATTGATGTTCTTCTTGTTACTCA TTTTCACTTGGATCATGCTGCCTCTCTACCTTATTTCTTGGAGAAG ACAACTTTCAAAGGAAGAGTTTTCATGACCCATGCAACTAAAGCTATTTACAGATTGCTTTTGTCTGACTATGTCAAAGTAAGCAAAGTTTCAGTTGAGGACATGTTGTTTGATGAACAAGATATTATTCGTTCTATGGATAAAATCGAG GTTATTGATTTCCATCAGACTCTAGAAGTTAATGGCATTCGTTTTTGGTGTTACACTGCCGGTCATGTCCTTGGTGCAGCCATGTTCATGGTGGACATTGCCGGAGTGAGAATTCTATACACAGGAGACTATTCACGCGAAGAAGATAGACATTTACGTGCTGCAGAGACCCCTCAATTCTCTCCAGATGTATGCATAATAGAATCGACATATGGTGTCCAACTCCATCAGCCTAGGCACATAAGAGAAAAACGCTTCACTGATGTCATTTACTCGACTGTAGATAAGGGGGGTCGTGTTCTGATTCCCGCATTTGCCCTTGGTCGTGCACAGGAACTACTATTGATTCTTGATGAGTTTTGGTCAAATCACCCTGAAATTCAACACATTCCCATATATTATGCTTCTCCTCTTGCCAAAAGGTGCATGGCTGTCTATCAAACATACATAAATGCTATGAACGATAGAATTCGCACCCAGTTTGCTGATTCAAACCCATTCGACTTTAAGCACATATCTCCACTGAAGAGCATTGAAAATTTCGATGATGTTGGCCCCTGTGTGGTGATGGCAAGCCCAGGTGGGCTCCAGAGTGGGCTATCTAGACAGCTATTTGACAAGTGGTGTTCTGACAAGAGAAATGCATGTGTTATTCCTGGATATGTAGTCGAAGGGACATTGGCTAAAACAATCATTAATGAACCCAAGGAAGTCACCCTTATGAATGGTCTCTCGGCTCCTCTCAACATGCAGGTGCATTACATATCCTTCTCTGCTCATGCTGATTCTGCTCAAACAAGTGCTTTCTTGAAGGAACTTATGCCTCCTAACATTATATTAGTCCATGGAGAGGCTAATGAGATGGGAAGGCTTAAGCAAAACCTTATTACCATGTTTGCTGGCGGAAACACCAAAATCATTACTCCGAAAAACTGTCAGTCTGTTGAAATGTACTTTAGTTCAGAGAAAATGGCGAAAACCATTGGACGGCTAGCCGAGAAGACCCCAGAAGTCGGTGAGACTGTGAGTGGCCTACTGGTAAAAAAGGGTTTCACTTATCAAATAATGGCACCCGAGGATCTTCATGTATTTTCTCAACTTTGCACAGCTAATGTTAACCAAAGGATCACCATCCCATACTCGGGTGCCTTTGGTGTCTTGAAGCATCGACTCAAGCAAATATATGAAAGCGTTGAATCTGGCGTCGATGAAGATTCTAATGTTCAAACTTTTAGGGTTCATAACTGTGTGACTGTAAAGCAGGAGTCTGAGAAGCATATATCTCTACATTGGGCAGCAGACCCAATTAGTGACATGGTTTCTGATTCAATTGTGGCTATGGTTCTTAATATGAGCCGGGAAATGCCAAAGGTGGTTGATGAGTCTGAGTCACTAAAATCAGAAGAGGAAAACCAGAAGAAGATGGAGAAAGTCTCCCATGCCCTTCTAGTTTCCTTGTTCGGAGATGTGAAGCTTGGAGAAAATGGGAAGTTGGTGATTACTGTTGACAACAATGTGGCTTATCTTGACAAAGAGAGTGGCGATGTCGAGAGCGAGAATGAAGGGCTCAAAGAAAGAGTGAGAACCGCATTCCGACGTATTCACAGTGCTGTTAAGCCAATCCCTCTCTCTGCTGCTTAG